The genome window GCCCGATCCTCGTCTTCGGCCTCGTTCAAGATTCGAGCGACGACCGCCCCGACGCTCTCCGCTCGGACCCAGTCGGCGTCCCGGTAGCCGGCGTCTCTCGCCCACGTCGTCAACTCGTCTTCGGCGGGTTCGGCCGGGTCGCGAAGCGGGATCTCGTCGTCTCGCAGGTCGGTGAGATTCGACTGCCACCCCCGCTGTTTCCGGTCGAGGTGAGCCGTCACCCGGCGGTCAAGTTCGTCCCGAAGGTCCTGGACGAACTCGAGGGTACGAACGAGTTCGTCGTAGCTGACGTCGCTGTCGTTCAGCTCTGTCCGGACGAGGTCGGCGTCAGCCGTCTTCGACCCTCCCTGTGCATTTCGACCCTCGCGTTCGAACTTGACCGGCTGGATGACTCGCGAGAGTTCCGTCTCGGCGTCACGCAGCGTTGTATCGGCGACGCCGTCGCTGACGAGGTCGCGAACGCGCGGTTCGAGCATATGGGCCTCGTCGCAGACGACGAACGTCGAGTCGTCGAGTAACGCGCCGGTGAACGTGCCCGTCGTTCGCGGGTCGAACGCGTGGTAGTAGTTGCCGACGACGACCTCGACGTGGCCCAACGCCGCACCCATCACCGAGTGCGGACAGGTGCCGTGACGAACCGACAGGGCGACCAGGTCCTCGGGCGTGACCATTCCCACGTCGGTGAAGTCGTACGGGACTGCCTCGGCTGCGTCGCCGTCGCTTCCCTCGTCGGGCAGGTCCTCGAGATACCGGGCGTAGAACGGACAGTACTCCGTCTCGGCACCGACGGGACCGCCGTCGCCGTAGGTCGGCAGATCGGGCGGATACGGCGTGGGTTCGCCCGCCGTCTCGAGGAACCGTCCGCCGCTATCTCGAGCGCCGCTGTCGGCCAGTCCGATTTGCTGACTGCGCGCGCGGGCGGCCAGCGAGCCGGCGGTGGTCTCCCCGCCCTCGCCGACGAGGTCACGGGTTCGGTCTCGAAGGGTCTCACACCGGTCGTAGACGTTGCCGTCGTCGATTCCGGCCGCACCCTCGCGGTTGTACGGGCAGACGTCAGCCTTTCCGACGAGTGTGAGCCCGGAGACAGGATCGGCGTCGGCGGGCAGGTTCGCGTTGATCGTCTCGAGGTCGGCCTCGAACTGTCGTAGCTGCTGTTTGACGCTCGTGAGCACGAAGACACGCTCGTAGTCAGTGTCCGGATCGCGCACGAGATCGATCCCCGCAGTAAGTGCGATCATCGTCTTCCCCGTGCCACAGGCCCCTTCGATGACGGTGTAGCCGCTGTCTCGAGCCGTCTCGATTGCGGTTTCGATCCCGTCGACCTGCTCGTCGTAGGGCTCTTCGTGGCCGAAGGTCGAGCGCCAGGTCGTCATTCTCCCCGTACTCATCGGTGGTCGTGCATAGCCTTGACGGAGTCGTAGCCGCGGCTTCAGTTATAAACCTCCGTCCCCAGGCCAGCTACCGACCCGTCTACACCGTCTCGAGCGTTCGTCCCTGACAGCGCACTCGAGCGGTCCCACCGGAGGCTGCCGGCGTACCCCTTACCAGTCGTGGGGCCCTCAGTTTGGCTATGAAAGTCCCCGAAACACTCCAGAACGCCGATCGCCACGGTGCAGTCGTACGAAGATTCGAGTACGACGACGGGGCCCTCATCGCAGTCGACTTCGGGACCGACGAAGCGGTGACGATCGACATCGTCGAGTCGACGGCGATCGTCGTCTTCGACGGTCGACACCTCGAGTTCGAGCTTCCAGCAGAAGCCGAGGACGTCTCGGTCCACAACGGCGTCGTGACCATCGGGGAGTAACCGACCGCGACACCTCGAGACAGCGGTGTGGGCGCACCGACGAACGGCCCTGCAAAACACAACCCATTCCCGTCTCCCGGAGATAGTCGAGGTATGAGCGACTCTGCCGACCCTGCCGCCGACATCGATGTCGACCAGTGGTGCGCCGAACTCGAGGCCAAACGGGCCGAGAAAGATCAGTTCTTTGCCGAGCATCCCCAGTCACCGATTCCACCGGGCGAACGTGACGCGTTCGACGGCCTCGAGTACTTCGAGCCCGATCCGGCCTACCGCGTGCTAGCGACGGTAACCGTCGAAGACGAGCCAGGCGTCGTCCAGATGGAGACGACATCGGGCCGAGAGATGCGCTATCTTCGAGTGGCGACGCTCGAGTTCGAACTGGTACGCGAGGAGGACGAGCTCGCAGACGGGACGTTCGAGCTGGCAGCCTACCAACTCGAGAGCCCGAACGACGACCCGTACTTCGTTCCGTTTCGGGACAAGACGACTGGCCAACAGAGCTACCGCGGCGGCCGATACATGGAACTCGCAGCCGACCGCGATCTCGAGACGGGCGACGAGATCGTCCTCGATTTCAACCTCGCGTACACGCCGTTTTGTGCCTACAGCGAGACGTTCGATTGTCCCCTACCACCCGAAGAGAACTGGCTCGAAGTGACGGTTCCGGCGGGCGAACGGTTCGAGTGAACGACTCGCGGTACACAGGGTGACGTTTCACCTCGAGATCAGAGCCAAAAACCACCAGACAGGGTGGCGACTCGAGTGGAAATGAGGGGGTATCAGCGTCGGGATCTCGAGTCGAAATAGGTGGGGTGTCAGCCGGTGGTTCAGCCTCGAAACGAACTGGGTCTCGACCGGTGACCTCGAGTTGAAACTACGGGGCGACGCCGACGGTCAGCAAGGTTCCGAGTTCGCGATAGCGCTCGACCATCGCTTCGCGTGTATCCCAGTCGTCGGTCGGGAACGCGGCGGCCTCGGGGATTTCGATCTCTCGGTCCGGGATGGTGTCCTGTTCGCCGACGTAGAGTCCGGCTTCGCGGAACGCTGCCCGGTACTGCTCGCGGTCCCAGCGAGTCATTTCGATCGAGATGAACTCCTGCCACTCGTGGGAGTAGACGTTCTCTTCGTAGTAGTTGACCGCACAGTAGAACGTCCCTCCGGGCCGAAGGATGCGGGCGATTTCAGAAAGCGTGTTGTGAGGATCTGCGGCGTAATAAAACGCCTCCATCGACCAGACGTGGTCGATCGAGTCGTCGGCGAACGGGAGCGTATCGAAGTCGCCGACGAGATACGCGACGTCGGAGTCGTCAGTGTATCCCGCGGCGTTGCGTGCCATCTCCGGCGAGCCATCGAGGCCGTAGATTCGCCCTGCACCCTTGGTGTCACGAAGCGCGCGGCCGGCGTATCCGCTGCCACAACCGAGGTCGAGTACGACGTCACCCGACTCGACCGGCATCCGCGCAAGCGCGTGTTTTGCGGTGTGCCAGTGGCGTTCTTCCATTCCCTTGTCCCGGCCGCTCGCGGCCCAGTCGTCGAACTCCTCGCGGACGCTCATACCCGACCACTCACTTTCGAGTCGCAAAGTCCGTTCGACTTGGTTTCGTCGTCCTCGCATCTCGAGTGGTGAAACCGACACACCCTTTAGGCAGGCCTAAAAATATGCAGTAGCGGCTTTAGGCCAACCGAAAGCGCCCAAGATTGTCGGGCTGATAGCCTCTCGTGCAACCCTACTAATTCTGAAAACCCGAAAGTAATCGGAAGGTATATGTGTTTTAGGTCGACCTAAAACTAGACATGGAAGAACGCGTTCCAACCCAGATGTTCGGTCGACGATCGTTCCTCGCCGCCACGGGCGTCTCAGCAGCCGGACTCGCCGGGCTGGCCGGTTGTCTCGGGGACGACAACGGTGGCGACAACGTACCGATCGCCGATGCCGACCCCCTCGCAGAGCCCGTCGACTCGACGGCTGTCTCCTGGGACGATCTCGGCGACCTCGAGGGTGAGATCACGGTCTACTCCGGGCGCACTCGCGACCAGATCGATCCGGTGTTCGAGGCGTTAGAAGACGAGTACGACGGCTTCGAGATCAACCGTGACTACGACGACAACGACGTACAGGTCAATCAGATCCTCCAGGAGGGAGATGCCGTCGCAGCCGACCTGATGTACTCACAGGACCCCGGCGCATTGAACGAACTCAAGGACAACGGCGTCCTCCAGCAACTCCCCCAGGACGTCGTCGACGCCGTTCCAGGGAGCTATCGCGAGCCCGACGGTCACTGGACCGGCGTCACCGGACGCGTCCGCTCGATCCAGTACAACAGCGATCGCTGGGACGGTGGTGCAGACGAGTTACCGACCGACATCATGGAGTACGCGACCGACGACCGATTCGAGGGAATCATCTCGACGCGACCCAACTCCGGGACGTTCCGCGGGTTCATCCAGGCGATGGTCGAGCGAAAAGGCGAAAGCGAGACCCGCGAGTGGGTCCGGGCGATGGTCGAAGACCAGGACATTCAGCTCTTCTCGGGCGGCGGCGACCAGGCAGAAGCCATCAACAGAGGCGGTGACGACGATCCGATCGTTGCATTTGGGAACAGCTACTACGCCGCACGGATCCTGAACGAAGCTCCAGACGCACCCATCAGAACGGCCTATACCGAAAACGACGCGGGCTGTCTGTTCAGCATCGCTGGAGTTGGCGTCCTGAACGACGTTGCGAACGCCGAACTCGTCGCGGAGTTCGTTCGACACCTCCTCGCCGCGGAAGGCCAGGAGTTCATGATGGACGCGAACGGCGAATACCCGGTCGTCGAAGGGATCGACTACGTCGGCGAACTCCCCGACTTAGAAGAGATCAATCCGCCGGAGTTCGACCTGAGTGACTTCGACATGGATCTCCAGGAGGCGAGCGAACTCCTCGAGCAAGAGGGGATGACGGTCTAATCCGTATCGGTGGACCGACCGTCGGTGGCTGGACGACGAACGGTGACACACTATCGGCCGCCGTCGGCCGGATGAGGATCACCGCGATCCGTGGGTTCCAGTAATCTGGAGCCTCTCACGATCCGGATCACGCGCCGCCTCACATCGGGTCGATCTACAGAATACGTCACTTCGCCTCGGGTCGATCTGGATCATACGTAGAAAACACGTCAGTCAGTCAGTTCGGCGACCCGACACCCAAACCTATCACGTCGCTGTCTTCCATCGATGTGGGAACGCTTCGGGGGATTTAGGTTCACCTAGGACTAACGCCCCATCTGAAACCTCGGTTCCGTCGAAGAGTCGGATAATCGCTATGAAATCACGTACCACCTATCTCGATTCGGTGCCGCGGCTCGAGACGATTCTCGAGCGTCTTGGCGAGGCCAACCGGTCGACGCTCGTTCTCGGATCGGTGAGCGCGGTGATCGCGTTGCTCGTCGTCTCGCCGATGTTCTGGCTGGTCTGGCAGGCGACGGCGGTCGATCCGTCACGAGCCGTCGGTCTCGTCTTCTCTACACAGACGGCCTGGGTAACGATCAACAGCATCGCGCTGATGCTTTTCGTGACGCTGTTTTCGATCCTCCTCGGCGTCCCGCTCGCAGTATTGACCACTCGAACCGACATTCCGTATCCCCGGTTCTGGACGATCGTCGCCGCGTTGCCCCTCGTAATCCCGAGTTACATCGGCGCAATCGCGTTCGTCGGCATGTTCGGTCCCGGCGGAGAAGTCGATACCCTCTTTGGAACGACGATCCCCCGCATCTACGGCCTCCCCGGTGCGATCGCAATTATTACCCTCTATACCTACCCGTACGTCTTTCTGACGACGCGCGCCGCATTACTCTCGATGGACAGTTCGATCGTCGACGCTGCACGCACGCTCAACGCCGGTCCGCTCGAGGCGTTCCGGCGAGTGACGTTCCCCCAGATCAGGCCGGGAATCGCCGCCGGCGCGTTGCTCGCGGCGTTGTACGCCGTCTCCGACTTCGGAACGCCAGCGTTCATGAACGCCGACGTCTTCACGAGCACCATCTACTGGGAGTTCGGCGGCTTCGCCGTCGAGTACGCCGCGTTACTCGCGTTGCAACTGATCGCACTCGTCGCCGTCGTCCTCGTGATCGAAGCCGGTATCGGAGCCGACGACGACGTCAGTGGTGGCACCGAACGCGGGAGCACGATCCGTCTGCGCCGCTGGAAGTGGCCCGCGATGGGGGCCGTTACCGGGATCGGCGTCGTCACGCTCGTCGTCCCCGTCGCGGTTTTCACCAACTGGCTGTTCCGTAGCGAGGGTGATCCGATCCCATCACTCGAATTCCAGTGGGAGTTTGCGTTCAACTCGGCATCACTTGCCCTGCTGGCCGGACTGGTCGCCTGTGCGTTTGCACTGCCAGTCGCGTACTACTCCGGGCGAACGAACTCGCTGCTCTCGCGCGTACTCGAGCGTGCCACCTACCTCGGCTTTGCCGTTCCTGGCGTCGTCATCGGGCTTGCACTGGTTTTTCTGGGAACCAGAACGCTTCCTTCGTTGTATCGACACGGCGTCTGGCTGCTCGTCTTCGGTTACGTCGTTCGATTCCTTCCGCAGGCGGTCGGCACCGTTCGGTCGTCGGTGCTCCAGGTCGATGACAAGACGATCGAGGCCGCACACACGCTCAACGCTGGCCCGATCGAGGCGTTCCGACGGATCACGCTGCCGTTGATCATGCCGGGCGTGATCGTCGGCGGCATTCTGGTGTTCCTGACGACCATGAAGGAGTTGCCGATCACGCTCATGTTGCGTCCCGTCGGGATGGAAACGCTCGTCAGCATCATCTGGGGTGCCCAAGACGCGCTGGCCTACCGGTATGCGGCTGTCCCTGCACTCTTGTTGATCCTGATCTCGGGTGCGTCGATGCTCGTCTTGCTCCGCCAGGAGGATAACAACCTCAACTGAGACGAAAGGCCGCCGGAGATCGCTTCTACTATCGCACCTACGGCTTTCCGAGAGCAGCAGTCGGAACCGATCCTCGCCACACCGTCGACTCACCTCAGAAACATCCGCACGCTTAAGGTGATCCCAAAAGTTGTTGTGTCCAACATGGATTACAGCCTCGAGATCGACAACGCACCGGAGGCAGTACCAGGTGGGACCGGCATCCTCCTGCTCCATCCGAGCACCGGCGAAACGGACCGAATAGACACCGATTTCTTCAAAACCGACACCGACCACTTCCTCGTCGTTTCCACTCGAACGACCGCCCGCGAAGTCAAACAGAAACTCGAATACTACGACGTCGACGAAGAACGCGCAGAGATCCTCGACACCCTGAGCATCGAACGTGGCTACTCCCGACGACAGAGCGACACCGTCCACTACGTCGCCGCCCCCGACAACGTCGACGGCATCGTCGAGCACATCGACGGCTTCCTCGAGGCCCACGACGGCAAGCTCCGCATCAGTTTCGACTCCGTAACCGAACTCGCCTACTACGCTGGCGAGGACGAGGCGCTCTCCGCGGTCGAACGCATCCTGGAACTGCTCGAAGAGTACGACGCCGTCGGGCTCTTTCACCTCTCGGAGGAACCCCACGACGAGACGATCGTCGACGAGTTCCGCGCGCTGTTCGACGGCGTGATCGACCTCGACGAAGACGGCAGCGTCGACGCGGAGTTCTAAGGGCCGTCACAGGCACATAGAGAACCTGCTAAGCAATCCCTTAGTCGCCGTTTCGAGGGCTCTCGACCGCAACTGCTCGAGGAGGGATAGACGAGGACCGTCCAACACACCCGCCTGATATTTCCTAAGTGGTGTCCGTCGGTAGCGATGACGGGCTACTCGGTGAGTGCGTCGAACGTTTTCTCCGCCCATCGTATCGCGTACTCGGGTCCGTGATCCAGATACGCTTCGGTATCGAGCGCTGCGAACGGTGCCGGGAGTTCGATCGCATGCTTGATCGCCGCACACGCGAGTTCCGTCGCGTCCGCGAAATCAGTCTCGTTGCGAGCCACTGCGCTCGGCAATCCGGAAACACGGCCCTCGAGTCGATCTCCAGCATCTTGCCACGCTGCCGCGAGCTCCGGGGAGTCGTTGGGCCACG of Natrarchaeobaculum sulfurireducens contains these proteins:
- a CDS encoding DUF7090 family protein, producing the protein MDYSLEIDNAPEAVPGGTGILLLHPSTGETDRIDTDFFKTDTDHFLVVSTRTTAREVKQKLEYYDVDEERAEILDTLSIERGYSRRQSDTVHYVAAPDNVDGIVEHIDGFLEAHDGKLRISFDSVTELAYYAGEDEALSAVERILELLEEYDAVGLFHLSEEPHDETIVDEFRALFDGVIDLDEDGSVDAEF
- a CDS encoding DUF7127 family protein, coding for MKVPETLQNADRHGAVVRRFEYDDGALIAVDFGTDEAVTIDIVESTAIVVFDGRHLEFELPAEAEDVSVHNGVVTIGE
- a CDS encoding DUF1684 domain-containing protein; translated protein: MSDSADPAADIDVDQWCAELEAKRAEKDQFFAEHPQSPIPPGERDAFDGLEYFEPDPAYRVLATVTVEDEPGVVQMETTSGREMRYLRVATLEFELVREEDELADGTFELAAYQLESPNDDPYFVPFRDKTTGQQSYRGGRYMELAADRDLETGDEIVLDFNLAYTPFCAYSETFDCPLPPEENWLEVTVPAGERFE
- a CDS encoding ATP-dependent DNA helicase; amino-acid sequence: MTTWRSTFGHEEPYDEQVDGIETAIETARDSGYTVIEGACGTGKTMIALTAGIDLVRDPDTDYERVFVLTSVKQQLRQFEADLETINANLPADADPVSGLTLVGKADVCPYNREGAAGIDDGNVYDRCETLRDRTRDLVGEGGETTAGSLAARARSQQIGLADSGARDSGGRFLETAGEPTPYPPDLPTYGDGGPVGAETEYCPFYARYLEDLPDEGSDGDAAEAVPYDFTDVGMVTPEDLVALSVRHGTCPHSVMGAALGHVEVVVGNYYHAFDPRTTGTFTGALLDDSTFVVCDEAHMLEPRVRDLVSDGVADTTLRDAETELSRVIQPVKFEREGRNAQGGSKTADADLVRTELNDSDVSYDELVRTLEFVQDLRDELDRRVTAHLDRKQRGWQSNLTDLRDDEIPLRDPAEPAEDELTTWARDAGYRDADWVRAESVGAVVARILNEAEDEDRARSAPAVGRIFGQWYRCGHTDYFREIELERTWNETEPADSWRRAYTARLALHNCVPSDAIGERLAAFGGGILMSATLEPIEAFTEVTGLEYLARAEDRPVVERRYGLHFPEKNRESFAVAAPKFTYDNRGHPGDDTPTRRQYADAISTIARVPGNVLVGMPSYAEAEWFAGVLEDRIEKPVLLDASSDDETTESLKSQFFAGEGKVLLTSLRGTLTEGVDYSGDRLSAAVVCGVPIVNTASPRTKAVRRAYDEEFGDGFEYALTIPAVRKARQAVGRVIRSPDDVGVRVLLDERYARDSWDSVREYLPADGEFQPVSPDMLGMGLERIRPTLESKR
- a CDS encoding class I SAM-dependent methyltransferase, which encodes MSVREEFDDWAASGRDKGMEERHWHTAKHALARMPVESGDVVLDLGCGSGYAGRALRDTKGAGRIYGLDGSPEMARNAAGYTDDSDVAYLVGDFDTLPFADDSIDHVWSMEAFYYAADPHNTLSEIARILRPGGTFYCAVNYYEENVYSHEWQEFISIEMTRWDREQYRAAFREAGLYVGEQDTIPDREIEIPEAAAFPTDDWDTREAMVERYRELGTLLTVGVAP
- a CDS encoding ABC transporter permease; the protein is MKSRTTYLDSVPRLETILERLGEANRSTLVLGSVSAVIALLVVSPMFWLVWQATAVDPSRAVGLVFSTQTAWVTINSIALMLFVTLFSILLGVPLAVLTTRTDIPYPRFWTIVAALPLVIPSYIGAIAFVGMFGPGGEVDTLFGTTIPRIYGLPGAIAIITLYTYPYVFLTTRAALLSMDSSIVDAARTLNAGPLEAFRRVTFPQIRPGIAAGALLAALYAVSDFGTPAFMNADVFTSTIYWEFGGFAVEYAALLALQLIALVAVVLVIEAGIGADDDVSGGTERGSTIRLRRWKWPAMGAVTGIGVVTLVVPVAVFTNWLFRSEGDPIPSLEFQWEFAFNSASLALLAGLVACAFALPVAYYSGRTNSLLSRVLERATYLGFAVPGVVIGLALVFLGTRTLPSLYRHGVWLLVFGYVVRFLPQAVGTVRSSVLQVDDKTIEAAHTLNAGPIEAFRRITLPLIMPGVIVGGILVFLTTMKELPITLMLRPVGMETLVSIIWGAQDALAYRYAAVPALLLILISGASMLVLLRQEDNNLN
- a CDS encoding ABC transporter substrate-binding protein; the encoded protein is MEERVPTQMFGRRSFLAATGVSAAGLAGLAGCLGDDNGGDNVPIADADPLAEPVDSTAVSWDDLGDLEGEITVYSGRTRDQIDPVFEALEDEYDGFEINRDYDDNDVQVNQILQEGDAVAADLMYSQDPGALNELKDNGVLQQLPQDVVDAVPGSYREPDGHWTGVTGRVRSIQYNSDRWDGGADELPTDIMEYATDDRFEGIISTRPNSGTFRGFIQAMVERKGESETREWVRAMVEDQDIQLFSGGGDQAEAINRGGDDDPIVAFGNSYYAARILNEAPDAPIRTAYTENDAGCLFSIAGVGVLNDVANAELVAEFVRHLLAAEGQEFMMDANGEYPVVEGIDYVGELPDLEEINPPEFDLSDFDMDLQEASELLEQEGMTV